CACAAGGAGGACATTTAAAATGGCTAAAAAAGGAAAAAAATACGTAGAAGCTTTAAATAAAGTTGATAGAACTAAATTATATGATGCTACAGAAGCATTATCATTAGTAACAGAAGTTGCTACTGCTAAATTTGATGAAACAGTAGAAGCTCACATAAAATTAGGTGTTGACTCAAGACATGCTGATCAACAAGTTAGAGGAGCAGTTGTATTACCTCACGGAACTGGTAAAACTAAGAGAGTTTTAGTTTTCGCTAAGGGTGCAAAAGCTACAGAAGCTGAGCAAGCTGGAGCTGACTTTGTAGGAGCTGAAGAATTAGTTCAAAAAATACAAGGTGAAAACTGGTTTGAATTTGACGTTATAGTTGCTACTCCAGATATGATGGGTGTAGTAGGTAGATTAGGTAGAGTATTAGGACCTAAAGGATTAATGCCAAACCCTAAATCAGGAACAGTTACTTTCGATGTAGCTAAAGCTATAGACGAAATAAAAGCTGGTAAGGTTGAATACAGATTAGATAAAACTAACATAATACACGTTCCAGTTGGAAAAGTATCTTTCGGTGGAGAAAAGTTAGCTGAAAACTTTGCTGCATTAATGGATGCTATAGTTAAGGCTAAGCCAGCTGCAGCTAAAGGACAATACTTAAGAAGTGTAGCAGTTACTTCTACTATGGGACCTGGAATCAAAATAAATCCAGCAAGAGTAGCAGAATAATAAAAATTGTTGACATAGATATTCAAAAATGTTAATATAACATATGTTGATATAAAAGAGAATAGATTTGCCGTAGACAGTAGGTGCTGAAAAGCTTAATATCCTGCCGAGGTTTTAGATAAATTGAAATTACTAAAGCTTTTGGTGTCTACTTTTGACTCAAAAGCTTTTTTAAATGAGATTGCGGCGAATACTAAACCTATTAGGTGAAGGAGGTGCACATCGAAATGAGAAAAGCTATAGAAGTTAAATCACATGTTGTTGCTGAAATAGTTGAAAAGTTACAAAAATCATCTGCTGCTGTTGTAGTTGACTACAAAGGATTAACAGTTGAAGAGGTAACTGAATTAAGAAAGAAAATGAGAGAAGCTGGTGTTGAATACAAGGTATACAAAAACACTTTAGTTAGATTAGCTGCTAAAGAGGTTGGTATAGAACAATTCAATGACGAGTTATTAGTTGGTACTAATGCGATAGCTTTCGGATACGAAGATCCTGTTGCTCCAGCTAGAATATTAAAAGAATTTATGGATTCTCATCCAAAAATGCAATTAAAGATGGGTGTAGTTGAAGGTGAATTCTACAACGAAACTCAAATAGCTGAGTTAGCTAGCATACCATCAAGAGAAGTTCTTCTTGCTAAATTACTTGGAAGCTTAAAAGCTCCAGTATCAAACTTTGCATACTTAATAGATGCAATAGCTAAAAAAGCTGAAGAACAACAAGCTTAATTGTCAATTTAGTTAAAATTATAAAATAATTTTACATTAATATTATTAAAAAACAAGAAAAAAATGCGGAGGTGCTTAAAATGACAATAGAACAAATATTAGAAGCTATAGAAAACATGAAAGTTTTAGAATTAAATGAATTAGTTAAAGCTGCTGAAGAAAAATTCGGTGTATCTGCTTCAGCTCCAGTTATGATGGCTGGTGCAGTTGCTGGTGGAGCTGCTGAAGAAAAAACAGAATTCGACGTAGTATTAGCTAGCGCTGGATCTTCAAAAGTTGGAGTTATAAAAGCTGTTAGAGAAATAACAGGATTAGGATTAAAAGAAGCTAAAGAAGTAGTTGATAACGCTCCTAAGACAGTTAAAGAAGGAGCTTCTAAAGAAGAAGCTGAGCAAATAAAAGAAAAGTTAGAAGCTGCTGGAGCTTCAGTAGAAGTTAAGTAGTTTTTCTTTTTAAGAGATGTCCCGATGGGGCATCTTTTTTATTTTGCAAAATTATATAATATAAAACGATAATTAATACAATTTATATTTGCTAA
Above is a genomic segment from Romboutsia lituseburensis containing:
- the rplA gene encoding 50S ribosomal protein L1 encodes the protein MAKKGKKYVEALNKVDRTKLYDATEALSLVTEVATAKFDETVEAHIKLGVDSRHADQQVRGAVVLPHGTGKTKRVLVFAKGAKATEAEQAGADFVGAEELVQKIQGENWFEFDVIVATPDMMGVVGRLGRVLGPKGLMPNPKSGTVTFDVAKAIDEIKAGKVEYRLDKTNIIHVPVGKVSFGGEKLAENFAALMDAIVKAKPAAAKGQYLRSVAVTSTMGPGIKINPARVAE
- the rplJ gene encoding 50S ribosomal protein L10 — encoded protein: MRKAIEVKSHVVAEIVEKLQKSSAAVVVDYKGLTVEEVTELRKKMREAGVEYKVYKNTLVRLAAKEVGIEQFNDELLVGTNAIAFGYEDPVAPARILKEFMDSHPKMQLKMGVVEGEFYNETQIAELASIPSREVLLAKLLGSLKAPVSNFAYLIDAIAKKAEEQQA
- the rplL gene encoding 50S ribosomal protein L7/L12, which produces MTIEQILEAIENMKVLELNELVKAAEEKFGVSASAPVMMAGAVAGGAAEEKTEFDVVLASAGSSKVGVIKAVREITGLGLKEAKEVVDNAPKTVKEGASKEEAEQIKEKLEAAGASVEVK